TAATCCTCACATATTTTCGGATTTCTTCGGTCAAGAAATATTCAGAAGGCCCATTGACCTGTTCTGTTTGTCTTGATAAGGAATGTAGTACTGCTCCAGGCTCACTGTTTTGCGCTAGTGATATGTGGACCGACTCAACTAGATTTAAAATATCTGCAAGAAACATAGCCTGTTTTCCGAAAACTTTTTCATTTGGTAGTTGTCGTAAAATGTCAATTTCATGTTGGATTTTCTGGATTACAGTATCAAGAGTTAAATCCACATGGTGATTGATGGTACATGACTTGTTACAGTTGCAGAAGGAATTTGAAGCTAGAAAAGATCTGAAAGAATAAATTTTGGAAAAAGTAGCCATACATATAAGAAGAGCAAGAATACAGAATATGAAGATTAACCTGTGTATCCCTCTCCATGCTCCCAACTTCTTTATGAAATTTGATTTACGCATCTCTCTTAGTATGAGCGCGATAAATTCTTGTGTGAAAGATTTGGAATATCTTGAATAAATTATACCTAATGTAGCAGCTACTCCTCTACATCAAGAGAGTAATGGTTGGAGCAATTTCGAGAACACTTGTATCAGTTTCTTGACTAATCATATGGATTTGAGTTGGATATTATGAcgattaattaattataaaggtcTTGAGATCAGAGTCCACATGTTGCATTAACTTATGATATACCCTTCAGTTTCTTGTGAATAGTATTTTTCCTTGTCAGTCCCCCATTCTCAGCGAAAACTTTACTAATATCAAGTTACATTATAAAAATGTTACTCTCTCtattccataataagtgactcTTTTAGCTCATGCACTCCCTTTAAGAAATTGTTTACTCCTAGAAAATTATGAGTATTTTTACTAATTTATCCCTAATTAATGCTTCGAAAAAGAAAAGttacttaatgattcttgatataaataagggtaagtttGGAAAAATAGGATTAATTTCTTCTTGAAGTCCTAAAACGTCACttattttaaaacaaataaaaagaCTAAAAGGTCATTtaatatggaatggagggagtaaccTCTATTCAGGGGTATCGGGGATGTTTAAGTCCATGGATGCATACACTGCACCCACCACTCCTTTGTAACAATGAGCATGAACTTATCAGTgtacgttatatgcatacatattaTAGGAGGGCCAAGGGGGCAGAAAGCTAAGAAAGAGAAAGCAGCATGACTGTGCAATGAATCAGCGGCTAGCACGCTAAAGTAAGATCAACCAATGTTTGAATGGCGGAGTCTTTCTGTCTTAATAAGTGAATTTTGATTCATACAATCGTTCTTTGCTGCATTGGTCTTTTCACTTCCCACTCTCCACCATAACAAAATGTTTCCACTATATTTCAAGAGTAGTCAAGGAAGTACGACGGGTCCGACTGGGAATAAATTGACTAAGAAGCAGGACACACAACAGTGAATTTATTTATCAACAAGATCTGTTCGACGCAGGCCGAGATGAATGGGTTTGGTCTAACCTCTCAAGTGAAAAAAAGTTGTAATTTTGTGagtagaaaaaaaaattcaatgttCAAACTTGGAAAACTAATCTTCGAATACCAAAAAATCATTTCCAATGTATAACCAAAcaatgttttaaaaatattttttgataaaagaaaaatatttctATATCTAAAAAGGCCTAGAGTCATGGTAGCTTGTTTGTTCTAAACGTCATGTTGGTGAAAGTGGGACTTTTCTTCCAGTTAAGTAGAGGGTAGAACTGAAGTTTGTACCAAATACGAGGCTGAGAATGCCATATTAGATTTCTTAAACTAGCATGAATAAGACAAGCGAATAGTGAAAAGTATTAAGTAAAGTGGAGCTGGAAGCATCATCTCAGAGTGATGGACTATATAAATAAGTAGTAGACAAAATGAAGTATGAAAGTCAATAAGGCCATAATTTTATATTGGAGAATAATAGAAGAGGGACTTGGAAGTAAAGATACTAGTACTAGACAAAAGCTACACCAATCCCAAAAGTAAATCTTGAAAGTCTTTAAAGAAAtgagaggagaagaagaagaagcagcagcagGAGGCGGaggtttttctttctttatttcttttagtAGCTCTAGAGGTATTGGAAAAATAAAAGGCTGAGCGCATCTTCATATCGTTCTATGTGCATGGAAATTTTGCATTCACAAAGACCAaccaaaactaaaaaaaaaaaaaaaagcaaagcaCCAAAAGTTCACTGAAAGACCATTTCAAGTCCCACCTCTTACCATCTTTATGACGGGAGATAACCTTTAATCCCCCTTTTTATTTAACTTTTATTACAATAAGTTTGCAAGGCTTTGAGTTCATAAATGAACTTCACATGTGTGCTTTGGCTCATTGATGACGAAAAAGACTTATTCCAAAATGATGCTAACGCAGACTAataatgagcccgtttggattggcttataagttacttataagctgttttcagcttttttgagtgtttggctggccaacttaaagtcattttgtgcttaaaataaattcaaaaaaataattgggtccatttgactcaacttatctaaagcagcttataagctgaaaacagcttataagccaaaaaaaataagttagactaccccaacttattttttttaacttataagctgcaaacagcttataggcataagcccatccaaacaggctcaataTATCAAAGAGGTCTGCAAAAATGTAATAAGCTGCTACTCTAGCTCGTTTCCCAGCCAAATTAAAGAGAGAAGCGGCTAGTTATAGAGAAAAAAATTAAAGCAGGAACTTGcaaaaatgaaggggtaatttaAATTCACGTTATGTTAGGATTAGAAAATAATTTGGCTCTGGTTTAGTTTAGTTTTGTTTTTACTCTCTGTTTTGCCAATAATACTTGTGTCCGGTTAACGTTTTTTTGtagaaaaaataattttgcaaAAGAGACTTCTGAATTTCACCTTTCCCGTATAAAATTAAATATTGAAATTGATACTGCGCCACTGAAATTACTCGTACTGTTTTGCTTGATACTATCAATCATCCATTCTGTGTAatcaacaaaaaataatgagaaaaATCACAACGCCAAAATCACTCCGACCACCACGAAATGATTTAACCCTAACAGTAAAAAGGGCAAAAATGAAAAATTTAAACTCCAAAAGGTAACTAAATTGACCTAACTAAAACTTTACACCTCCAAATTACCAAAAATCATAGCCTTCGCCGTCCATCAGAGTACTGAGAAAGAGGGACGACTTCCGATAACGGCGTAGATAACGGCGTTGGTAACGGCGAATTCCGACAAACAGGACACGAAGCATTCAATTTCAGCCACGCGTCTAAACACATAACATGAAAATAATGCTTACAATCCGGCATCATCCTCAACATCTCTCCATCCTTGTAATCACACAAACATATCGGACAAACAACATCGTTCCCATTTCCATTTCTTTTCGAGTAAACCAACTTCGGGTACGAGTTTATCACGACTTGATCAAGTCCCAACGTTGAATTTTGTGATGCCAGGTCATCGTTTTCATCGTCTTctgctacgaatatgatacgagGAAGGTAAATTCCGTTTTCGGTGTTGTTAGGGTTTTGTGAATTCGCTTGACGGCGACGGCGGCGGCGGCGAGCGGCGGCGGAGCGGCAGCAGATGTAAGAAGCAAGGAGGATAGTTGAGAGAAGAACAACGAAGCCGAGAGCTATGGCAATTGCGTAGCCAAGGCCTATGGTGCTGATATTTTGAGAAAGGGTGGGTGGGGTGGTGGTTagaggtggtggtggtggttgttggGGGTGGTGGACGGAGGAGGGAATGGTGGTGGACATTGGGAAGGGAGTATGAGAAAGTCCATGAGAATGGAAGGGGGTTTAGGGGGTTGAGGGGTGGGTGGGTGGATTAACTGCCTGGTGCAGCTATGGCATTTAATAGTGTAGTGTGGGAAGTAGAGAAGGGTCATTTAATGGACAACATGGGGGTTGATGATGACTTATTGCACTTTGCTTTCTTGCTTACTTGGTTTGGAGCTTGTTTGGACGGGTTTAAAATAAGCAGTTAATAAGCTATTTTAAATTGGGATaacataatttatttattttgttgtttttttaAGTTAAGTCAAACggattaatttatttttttaaatttattttaagaacaaaatagcttataagttgactgtcaaacactaaaaaaagctaaaaatggcttataagctaagccaaaagGGCTCTTAGTCTTGGGCTTGACCATGAGTCGTTTGGACTTTGGAGTTTAATTTCTGCTTGGCCTTGTCATGAATCTTGGTTCTActgttaatcttttttttttactattattTTCTTATAATCATTCATTTTTAAAACTTCATTTGTTTGCATTTAACAGTTACGAATGACTGCTCAGACCTTAGGCCATTAAGAGTAAAGCGAGGAGCAAAGCTATCATTATTCGAAGGGAGCCGATCAAGACACTCCTTCATAGTTACGTAGTCTTTGATGTCCTCggcatttatttatttatattttctatCACTTTTGTGAAAATTTTGGTTCCAACCATTGGGTAATGCACTTTCCACCCAAGGGATTTTTATTTTCAACGCCCAACATAAAACTCTAACAAAAAATGAAGAAATTTCAATCATCCCGTTGCACCTTTAAAGGTGTTAACCCCTTTGTATTGATGGTAAAAATATACACTTTTTAACACTTAATTGCGGGTAAGTAATTTGTATTTTTACTTTGATTTATTGATTCTTAATTAATTGTTTGGGGTAAACACACGTATGTAATTAATTATTTACCATATATGGATTCAATGGTCGAAGTGTCAAACATATATTATAATCTTGGCTCTACGCTTCCTGCAATTTGATTGGATCCAACACAATTATATGTACAATTTGATCGGATCTAATAAATTACTATCTACCTACCTTTCCAAATCTGATTTAATAAATCGGTGTATATACAATTGATTTTCATACCATCAACGACCATTTTTCTAATTTGTCGATCCAAATTTATTCGAACAATTACCTATTAAGACTTCAAAAAATAAATACACAGTGTAAATAACAttgtataaaataaaaaatctaaaTTACTAACTCTTATTTATTGTACTTGAGTTTGCTTATGTGTTGCTTGATTAATTATCTTTTGCAATGTCAGTAGCATTAAACTTTGGGGAAAAAAAATGGTTAGTTCAACTGTTTAATTATTGAGAAGTTTCCCAAAGAAAATCTGATATTGGGAATTATATCACAATATGCTTCCTGGATCGAAAATTAGCATTATTTAAtgttatttcttcttcttcttcttcttctt
The sequence above is a segment of the Lycium barbarum isolate Lr01 chromosome 6, ASM1917538v2, whole genome shotgun sequence genome. Coding sequences within it:
- the LOC132645520 gene encoding RING-H2 finger protein ATL67-like → MSTTIPSSVHHPQQPPPPPLTTTPPTLSQNISTIGLGYAIAIALGFVVLLSTILLASYICCRSAAARRRRRRRQANSQNPNNTENGIYLPRIIFVAEDDENDDLASQNSTLGLDQVVINSYPKLVYSKRNGNGNDVVCPICLCDYKDGEMLRMMPDCKHYFHVMCLDAWLKLNASCPVCRNSPLPTPLSTPLSEVVPLSQYSDGRRRL